Proteins co-encoded in one Malus sylvestris chromosome 7, drMalSylv7.2, whole genome shotgun sequence genomic window:
- the LOC126628285 gene encoding GABA transporter 1-like isoform X1: MESVLPRSNTDLSAENKEDEEVNISKELDAGALFVLKSRGSWLHCGYHLTTSIVAPALLSLPYALSLMGWFAGALCLTISALVTFYSYNLLSLVLEHHDQLGMRQLRFRDMARDILGPGWGRYFVGPIQFGLCYGAVIACILLGGQSLKYIYLLSSSRPEAMQLYQFVIIFGVLMLVLAQIPSFHSLRHINLVSLILCLAYSICATAGSVYIGNSTNAPRKDYSLNGSGQNRVFGSFNAISIIATTYGNGIIPEIQATIAPPVKGKMLKGLCVCYAVVLSTFFSVGISGYWAFGNQAKGTILLNFLVDGKPLLPTWVLLMTNVFTFLQVSAVSVVYLQPTNEVLERKFANAKVDQFSVRNVVPRLVYRSLSVVIATTVAAMFPFFGDINALIGAFGCIPLDFILPMVFYNVVFKPSKYSLLFWGNTIIATTFSALGLLGAISSIRQIVLDSNTYSFFANI, from the exons GGTCATGGTTGCATTGTGGATATCACCTGACAACTTCAATTGTAGCCCCTGCCCTTCTAAGTCTTCCCTATGCACTTTCCTTGATGGGTTGGTTTGCTGGGGCTTTATGCCTCACCATTTCAGCTCTTGTAACGTTCTACTCCTACAACCTTCTGTCCTTGGTTTTAGAACACCATGACCAGCTTGGCATGCGCCAGCTTCGATTCCGAGACATGGCCAGAGATATTTTGG GACCAGGGTGGGGAAGATACTTTGTTGGTCCAATTCAATTTGGCTTGTGCTATGGTGCAGTTATAGCTTGCATTCTTCTGGGAGGGCAGAGCCTTAAG TATATATATTTGCTTTCTAGTTCAAGACCAGAAGCCATGCAACTCTACcaatttgttattatttttggtGTCCTGATGCTGGTGTTGGCACAAATTCCATCCTTCCACTCCTTGAGGCATATCAACCTTGTCTCTCTAATCCTTTGTCTTGCATATAGCATCTGTGCCACAGCTGGTTCCGTATATATCG GAAATTCGACTAATGCTCCTAGGAAGGACTACTCTTTAAATGGAAGTGGACAGAATCGTGTTTTTGGATCCTTCAACGCTATTTCAATCATCGCAACCACGTATGGAAATGGCATTATTCCAGAAATACAG GCAACAATAGCACCTCCAGTTAAAGGAAAAATGCTCAAAGGATTATGCGTATGCTATGCTGTTGTACTTTCGACATTTTTCAGTGTTGGTATCTCGGGTTATTGGGCGTTTGGAAATCAGGCCAAGGGAACAATTCTGCTCAATTTTTTAGTTGATGGAAAGCCTCTGTTGCCAACTTGGGTTCTATTGATGACCAATGTTTTCACCTTCTTGCAAGTATCAGCTGTTAGTGTG GTTTACTTACAACCAACAAATGAAGTACTTGAACGCAAGTTTGCGAATGCAAAGGTTGATCAATTCTCTGTTCGCAATGTTGTGCCAAGGTTGGTTTATCGATCTCTGTCTGTGGTCATAGCCACAACTGTTGCAGCTATGTTTCCATTCTTTGGCGACATCAACGCTCTGATTGGAGCATTTGGATGCATTCCTCTGGACTTCATTTTGCCAATGGTGTTCTACAATGTTGTGTTCAAGCCCTCCAAGTACAGCTTACTTTTCTGGGGAAACACAATCATTGCCACAACATTTTCTGCTCTAGGACTGTTGGGTGCAATATCTTCAATCCGACAGATCGTTCTTGATTCTAACACATACAGTTTTTTTGCTAACATATAA
- the LOC126628285 gene encoding GABA transporter 1-like isoform X3, translating into MESILPSSNTDLSAENKEDEEANISKELDAGALFVLKSRGSWLHCGYHLTTTIVAPALLSLPYALSLMGWFAGALCLTISALVTFYSYNLLSLVLEHHEQLGMRQLRFRDMAQDILGPGWGRYFVGPIQFGLCYGAVIACILVGGQSLKYIYLLSSPRPEAMQLYQFVIIFGVVMLVLAQIPSFHSLRHINLISLILCLAYSICATAGSVYVGISANAPRKDYSLNGSGQNRVFGSFNAISIIATSYGNGIIPEIQATIAPPVKGKMFKGLCVCYAVVISTFFSVGISGYWAFGNQAEGTVLLNFLVDGKPLLPTWVLLMTNVFTFLQVSAVSVVNLQVTNEVLERKFVNAKVDQFSVRNVVPRLVYRSLSVVIATTVAAMFPFFGDINALIGAFGCIPLDFVLPTVFYNVVFKPSKYSLLFWGNTIVALTFSALGLLGAISSIRQIVLDSNTYSFFANI; encoded by the exons ATGGAGTCAATTCTTCCCAGTTCAAATACTGATTTATCAGCAGAaaataaggaagatgaagaagccAACATTTCAAAGGAGCTTGATGCTGGAGCTTTATTTGTGCTCAAATCTAGAG GGTCATGGTTGCATTGTGGATATCACCTGACAACTACAATTGTAGCTCCTGCACTTTTAAGTCTTCCCTATGCACTTTCCTTGATGGGTTGGTTTGCTGGGGCTTTATGCCTCACCATTTCAGCTCTTGTAACGTTCTACTCCTACAACCTTCTGTCCTTGGTTTTAGAGCACCATGAACAGCTTGGCATGCGCCAGCTCCGATTCCGTGACATGGCCCAAGATATTTTGG GACCAGGGTGGGGAAGATACTTTGTTGGTCCAATTCAATTTGGCTTGTGCTATGGTGCAGTTATAGCTTGCATTCTTGTGGGAGGGCAGAGCCTTAAG TATATATATTTGCTTTCTAGTCCAAGACCAGAAGCCATGCAACTCTACcaatttgtaattatatttggtGTCGTGATGCTGGTGTTGGCACAAATTCCATCCTTCCACTCCTTGAGGCATATCAACCTTATCTCTCTAATCCTTTGTCTTGCATACAGCATCTGTGCCACAGCTGGTTCCGTATACGTTG GAATTTCGGCAAATGCTCCTAGGAAGGACTACTCTTTAAATGGAAGCGGACAGAATCGTGTTTTTGGATCCTTCAACGCTATTTCAATCATCGCTACCTCGTATGGAAATGGCATTATTCCTGAAATACAG GCAACAATAGCTCCTCCAGTTAAAGGAAAAATGTTCAAAGGACTATGCGTATGCTATGCTGTTGTAATTTCGACATTTTTCAGTGTTGGTATCTCGGGTTATTGGGCGTTCGGAAATCAGGCCGAAGGAACTGTTCTGCTCAATTTTTTAGTTGACGGAAAGCCTTTGTTGCCAACTTGGGTTCTCTTGATGACCAATGTTTTCACCTTCTTGCAAGTATCAGCTGTTAGTGTG GTTAATTTACAAGTTACAAATGAAGTACTTGAACGCAAGTTTGTGAACGCAAAGGTTGATCAATTCTCTGTTCGCAATGTAGTGCCAAGGTTGGTTTATCGATCTCTGTCCGTGGTCATAGCCACAACTGTTGCAGCTATGTTTCCATTCTTTGGCGACATCAACGCTTTGATTGGAGCATTTGGATGCATTCCTCTGGACTTCGTTTTGCCAACGGTGTTCTACAATGTTGTGTTCAAGCCCTCCAAGTACAGCTTACTTTTCTGGGGAAACACAATCGTTGCCTTAACATTTTCTGCGCTAGGACTGTTGGGTGCAATATCTTCGATCCGACAGATCGTTCTTGATTCTAACACATACAGTTTTTTTGCtaacatataa
- the LOC126628285 gene encoding GABA transporter 1-like isoform X4: protein MARGERERFVSVVKLKSLIEDDDDDDDDDDGDDMYVGSWLHCGYHLTTTIVAPALLSLPYALSLMGWFAGALCLTISALVTFYSYNLLSLVLEHHEQLGMRQLRFRDMAQDILGPGWGRYFVGPIQFGLCYGAVIACILVGGQSLKYIYLLSSPRPEAMQLYQFVIIFGVVMLVLAQIPSFHSLRHINLISLILCLAYSICATAGSVYVGISANAPRKDYSLNGSGQNRVFGSFNAISIIATSYGNGIIPEIQATIAPPVKGKMFKGLCVCYAVVISTFFSVGISGYWAFGNQAEGTVLLNFLVDGKPLLPTWVLLMTNVFTFLQVSAVSVVNLQVTNEVLERKFVNAKVDQFSVRNVVPRLVYRSLSVVIATTVAAMFPFFGDINALIGAFGCIPLDFVLPTVFYNVVFKPSKYSLLFWGNTIVALTFSALGLLGAISSIRQIVLDSNTYSFFANI from the exons ATGGCCAGAGGTGAGAGGGAGAGGTTTGTATCTGTTGTTAAATTGAAGAGTTTAAttgaggatgatgatgatgatgatgacgacgaCGACGGTGATGATATGTATGTAG GGTCATGGTTGCATTGTGGATATCACCTGACAACTACAATTGTAGCTCCTGCACTTTTAAGTCTTCCCTATGCACTTTCCTTGATGGGTTGGTTTGCTGGGGCTTTATGCCTCACCATTTCAGCTCTTGTAACGTTCTACTCCTACAACCTTCTGTCCTTGGTTTTAGAGCACCATGAACAGCTTGGCATGCGCCAGCTCCGATTCCGTGACATGGCCCAAGATATTTTGG GACCAGGGTGGGGAAGATACTTTGTTGGTCCAATTCAATTTGGCTTGTGCTATGGTGCAGTTATAGCTTGCATTCTTGTGGGAGGGCAGAGCCTTAAG TATATATATTTGCTTTCTAGTCCAAGACCAGAAGCCATGCAACTCTACcaatttgtaattatatttggtGTCGTGATGCTGGTGTTGGCACAAATTCCATCCTTCCACTCCTTGAGGCATATCAACCTTATCTCTCTAATCCTTTGTCTTGCATACAGCATCTGTGCCACAGCTGGTTCCGTATACGTTG GAATTTCGGCAAATGCTCCTAGGAAGGACTACTCTTTAAATGGAAGCGGACAGAATCGTGTTTTTGGATCCTTCAACGCTATTTCAATCATCGCTACCTCGTATGGAAATGGCATTATTCCTGAAATACAG GCAACAATAGCTCCTCCAGTTAAAGGAAAAATGTTCAAAGGACTATGCGTATGCTATGCTGTTGTAATTTCGACATTTTTCAGTGTTGGTATCTCGGGTTATTGGGCGTTCGGAAATCAGGCCGAAGGAACTGTTCTGCTCAATTTTTTAGTTGACGGAAAGCCTTTGTTGCCAACTTGGGTTCTCTTGATGACCAATGTTTTCACCTTCTTGCAAGTATCAGCTGTTAGTGTG GTTAATTTACAAGTTACAAATGAAGTACTTGAACGCAAGTTTGTGAACGCAAAGGTTGATCAATTCTCTGTTCGCAATGTAGTGCCAAGGTTGGTTTATCGATCTCTGTCCGTGGTCATAGCCACAACTGTTGCAGCTATGTTTCCATTCTTTGGCGACATCAACGCTTTGATTGGAGCATTTGGATGCATTCCTCTGGACTTCGTTTTGCCAACGGTGTTCTACAATGTTGTGTTCAAGCCCTCCAAGTACAGCTTACTTTTCTGGGGAAACACAATCGTTGCCTTAACATTTTCTGCGCTAGGACTGTTGGGTGCAATATCTTCGATCCGACAGATCGTTCTTGATTCTAACACATACAGTTTTTTTGCtaacatataa
- the LOC126628285 gene encoding GABA transporter 1-like isoform X2, with amino-acid sequence MESVLPRSNTDLSAENKEDEEVNISKELDAGALFVLKSRGSWLHCGYHLTTTIVAPALLSLPYALSLMGWFAGALCLTISALVTFYSYNLLSLVLEHHEQLGMRQLRFRDMAQDILGPGWGRYFVGPIQFGLCYGAVIACILVGGQSLKYIYLLSSPRPEAMQLYQFVIIFGVVMLVLAQIPSFHSLRHINLISLILCLAYSICATAGSVYVGISANAPRKDYSLNGSGQNRVFGSFNAISIIATSYGNGIIPEIQATIAPPVKGKMFKGLCVCYAVVISTFFSVGISGYWAFGNQAEGTVLLNFLVDGKPLLPTWVLLMTNVFTFLQVSAVSVVNLQVTNEVLERKFVNAKVDQFSVRNVVPRLVYRSLSVVIATTVAAMFPFFGDINALIGAFGCIPLDFVLPTVFYNVVFKPSKYSLLFWGNTIVALTFSALGLLGAISSIRQIVLDSNTYSFFANI; translated from the exons GGTCATGGTTGCATTGTGGATATCACCTGACAACTACAATTGTAGCTCCTGCACTTTTAAGTCTTCCCTATGCACTTTCCTTGATGGGTTGGTTTGCTGGGGCTTTATGCCTCACCATTTCAGCTCTTGTAACGTTCTACTCCTACAACCTTCTGTCCTTGGTTTTAGAGCACCATGAACAGCTTGGCATGCGCCAGCTCCGATTCCGTGACATGGCCCAAGATATTTTGG GACCAGGGTGGGGAAGATACTTTGTTGGTCCAATTCAATTTGGCTTGTGCTATGGTGCAGTTATAGCTTGCATTCTTGTGGGAGGGCAGAGCCTTAAG TATATATATTTGCTTTCTAGTCCAAGACCAGAAGCCATGCAACTCTACcaatttgtaattatatttggtGTCGTGATGCTGGTGTTGGCACAAATTCCATCCTTCCACTCCTTGAGGCATATCAACCTTATCTCTCTAATCCTTTGTCTTGCATACAGCATCTGTGCCACAGCTGGTTCCGTATACGTTG GAATTTCGGCAAATGCTCCTAGGAAGGACTACTCTTTAAATGGAAGCGGACAGAATCGTGTTTTTGGATCCTTCAACGCTATTTCAATCATCGCTACCTCGTATGGAAATGGCATTATTCCTGAAATACAG GCAACAATAGCTCCTCCAGTTAAAGGAAAAATGTTCAAAGGACTATGCGTATGCTATGCTGTTGTAATTTCGACATTTTTCAGTGTTGGTATCTCGGGTTATTGGGCGTTCGGAAATCAGGCCGAAGGAACTGTTCTGCTCAATTTTTTAGTTGACGGAAAGCCTTTGTTGCCAACTTGGGTTCTCTTGATGACCAATGTTTTCACCTTCTTGCAAGTATCAGCTGTTAGTGTG GTTAATTTACAAGTTACAAATGAAGTACTTGAACGCAAGTTTGTGAACGCAAAGGTTGATCAATTCTCTGTTCGCAATGTAGTGCCAAGGTTGGTTTATCGATCTCTGTCCGTGGTCATAGCCACAACTGTTGCAGCTATGTTTCCATTCTTTGGCGACATCAACGCTTTGATTGGAGCATTTGGATGCATTCCTCTGGACTTCGTTTTGCCAACGGTGTTCTACAATGTTGTGTTCAAGCCCTCCAAGTACAGCTTACTTTTCTGGGGAAACACAATCGTTGCCTTAACATTTTCTGCGCTAGGACTGTTGGGTGCAATATCTTCGATCCGACAGATCGTTCTTGATTCTAACACATACAGTTTTTTTGCtaacatataa